Proteins from one Catenulispora sp. GP43 genomic window:
- a CDS encoding quinone-dependent dihydroorotate dehydrogenase, which translates to MRVYPKLFNLVFRRMDAEQAHHLGFGAIKAVGALPAGVGLALLERLFPAHDTVLKQTVFGVGFPAPFGLAAGFDKNAAGIDALAALGFGSVEIGTVTGQGQPGNSQPRLARLIADRAVVNRMGFNNGGAEEVARRLKRRVAKPERWDKVPPVVGVNIGKTKIVPEDEAATDYVVSAKLLAPYADYLVVNVSSPNTPGLRDLQAVEVLRPLLKAVRAAADEAVPGRHVPLLVKIAPDLADADVDAVADLALELRLDGIIATNTTIGREGLKSSAEKIEAAGGGGLSGAPLKERSLEVLRRLRSRTEGRLALVSVGGVETVNDAWQRLVAGADLVQGYTGFIYEGPAWASRINRGIAAKVRAGGYTSLRDAVEAARVS; encoded by the coding sequence ATGCGGGTCTATCCGAAACTGTTCAACCTGGTGTTCCGCCGGATGGACGCCGAGCAGGCGCACCACCTCGGGTTCGGCGCGATCAAGGCGGTCGGCGCGCTGCCGGCCGGCGTCGGCCTGGCGCTGCTGGAGCGGCTGTTCCCGGCCCATGACACGGTCCTGAAGCAGACCGTGTTCGGGGTCGGGTTCCCGGCGCCGTTCGGCCTGGCCGCAGGCTTCGACAAGAACGCCGCGGGCATCGACGCCCTGGCCGCCCTGGGCTTCGGCTCGGTGGAGATCGGCACGGTCACCGGCCAGGGCCAGCCCGGCAACTCCCAGCCCCGGCTGGCCCGGCTGATCGCCGACCGCGCGGTGGTGAACCGCATGGGCTTCAACAACGGCGGCGCCGAGGAGGTCGCGCGGCGGCTGAAGCGGCGCGTGGCCAAGCCCGAGCGCTGGGACAAGGTGCCGCCGGTGGTCGGCGTCAACATCGGCAAGACGAAGATCGTGCCGGAGGACGAGGCCGCGACCGACTACGTCGTGTCGGCCAAACTGCTGGCGCCGTACGCGGACTACCTGGTGGTCAACGTCTCCTCGCCGAACACCCCGGGGCTGCGCGACCTGCAGGCCGTCGAGGTGCTGCGGCCGCTGCTGAAGGCGGTGCGCGCGGCGGCCGACGAGGCGGTGCCCGGCCGGCACGTCCCGCTGCTGGTGAAGATCGCCCCGGACCTGGCCGACGCGGACGTCGACGCGGTCGCCGACCTGGCCCTGGAGCTGCGCCTGGACGGCATCATCGCGACCAACACCACGATCGGCCGGGAAGGGCTGAAGTCCTCCGCGGAGAAGATCGAGGCCGCCGGCGGCGGCGGTCTGTCGGGCGCGCCGCTGAAGGAGCGCTCGCTGGAGGTGCTGCGGCGCCTGCGGTCCCGCACCGAGGGCAGGCTGGCGCTGGTCTCGGTCGGCGGCGTGGAGACCGTCAACGACGCCTGGCAGCGCCTCGTCGCCGGCGCGGACCTGGTCCAGGGCTACACCGGCTTCATCTACGAGGGGCCGGCCTGGGCCTCGCGGATCAACCGCGGCATCGCCGCGAAGGTGCGGGCCGGCGGCTACACGAGCCTGCGCGACGCCGTCGAGGCGGCCCGCGTTTCTTAG
- the carB gene encoding carbamoyl-phosphate synthase large subunit — MPKRQDLKSVLVVGSGPIVIGQAAEFDYSGTQACRVLRSEGLRVILVNSNPATIMTDPEVADATYVEPITPEFVEKIIAKERPDALLPTLGGQTALNTAVALAENGVLDKYNVELIGANIAAIQSGEDREKFKRIVETIGAESARSVICHSMDDCLAGVEELGGYPVVVRPSFTMGGAGSGFAHDEAELRRIAGTGLALSPTTEVLLEESILGWKEYELELMRDRCDNVVVVCSIENFDPMGVHTGDSITVAPAMTLTDREYQELRDIGIAVIRAVGVDTGGCNIQFAVNPADGRIIVIEMNPRVSRSSALASKATGFPIAKIAARLAVGYTLDEIPNDITRETPASFEPALDYVVVKVPRFAFEKFPAADSTLTTTMKSVGEAMAIGRSFPEALQKALRSLEKKGSEFTWVGPVRDKATVLAEAARPTDGRINLLVEAYRAGASISELHESTKIDPWFLDQVLLIHETACELRDAERLSPELLHRVKRTGFSDKQIADIRSLTESVVRELRHSLGVRPVYKTVDTCAAEFAAKTPYHYSSYDEETEVEPRDKPAVIILGSGPNRIGQGIEFDYSCVHASFALRDAGYETVMVNCNPETVSTDYDTSDRLYFEPLTLEDVLEIVDAERAAGPLAGVVVQLGGQTPLGLAQSLKDAGVPVVGTSPEAIHLAEDRGAFGRVLAEAGLPAPKHGTAFSFAEAKAIADEIGYPVLVRPSYVLGGRGMEIVYDEAMLHDYIDRATQISPEHPVLVDRFLDDAIEIDVDALFDGEELYLGGVMEHIEEAGIHSGDSACALPPITLGGHDIKRLRASTEAIARGVGVRGLINIQYALAGDILYVLEANPRASRTVPFVAKATAVPLAKAAARIGMGATVAQLRAEGLLPKEGDGGTLPPDSPISVKEAVMPWSRFRTPDGQGVDVILGPEMRSTGEVMGIDADFGKAFAKSQAGAYGSLPLKGRAFVSVANRDKRSMVFPVKALHDLGFEILATDGTADVLRRNGIPATTVRKLSQGTGPNGEPTIVQMIVDGVIDLIVNTPFGVGSRLDGYEIRTAAVQAGKPCITTVQGFAAAVHGIEALQRGEIGIGSLQEYADKINASRAEG; from the coding sequence ATGCCCAAGCGCCAAGATCTGAAGTCCGTCCTGGTCGTCGGCTCCGGCCCGATCGTCATCGGCCAGGCCGCCGAGTTCGACTACTCCGGCACCCAGGCCTGCCGCGTGCTGCGCAGCGAGGGCCTGCGGGTCATCCTGGTGAACTCCAACCCGGCGACGATCATGACCGACCCGGAGGTGGCCGACGCGACCTACGTCGAGCCGATCACCCCGGAGTTCGTCGAGAAGATCATCGCCAAGGAGCGCCCCGACGCCCTGCTGCCCACCCTGGGCGGCCAGACCGCGCTGAACACCGCGGTCGCGCTGGCCGAGAACGGCGTCCTGGACAAGTACAACGTCGAGCTCATCGGCGCCAACATCGCCGCGATCCAGTCCGGCGAGGACCGCGAGAAGTTCAAGCGCATCGTCGAGACCATCGGCGCGGAGTCGGCGCGCTCGGTGATCTGCCACTCCATGGACGACTGCCTGGCCGGCGTCGAGGAGCTCGGCGGCTACCCGGTCGTGGTCCGGCCCTCCTTCACCATGGGCGGCGCCGGCTCCGGCTTCGCGCACGACGAGGCCGAGCTGCGCCGCATCGCCGGCACGGGCCTGGCGCTCTCGCCGACCACCGAGGTGCTCCTGGAGGAGTCCATCCTCGGCTGGAAGGAGTACGAGCTGGAGCTGATGCGCGACAGATGCGACAACGTCGTCGTGGTCTGCTCCATCGAGAACTTCGACCCGATGGGCGTGCACACCGGCGACTCGATCACCGTCGCGCCGGCGATGACGCTCACCGACCGGGAGTACCAGGAGCTGCGCGACATCGGCATCGCGGTGATCCGCGCGGTCGGCGTCGACACCGGCGGCTGCAACATCCAGTTCGCGGTGAACCCGGCCGACGGCCGGATCATCGTGATCGAGATGAACCCCCGGGTCTCCCGCTCCTCGGCGCTGGCCTCCAAGGCCACCGGCTTCCCGATCGCCAAGATCGCCGCGCGCCTGGCCGTCGGCTACACCCTGGACGAGATCCCGAACGACATCACCCGGGAGACCCCGGCGTCCTTCGAGCCGGCCCTGGACTACGTCGTGGTGAAGGTGCCGCGGTTCGCCTTCGAGAAGTTCCCGGCCGCCGACAGCACCCTGACCACCACCATGAAGTCGGTCGGCGAGGCCATGGCCATCGGCCGCTCCTTCCCCGAGGCGCTGCAGAAGGCGCTGCGCTCGCTGGAGAAGAAGGGCTCGGAGTTCACCTGGGTCGGCCCGGTCCGCGACAAGGCCACGGTGCTCGCCGAGGCCGCGCGCCCCACCGACGGCCGGATCAACCTGCTGGTGGAGGCCTACCGGGCCGGCGCCTCGATCTCCGAGCTGCACGAGTCCACCAAGATCGACCCCTGGTTCCTGGACCAGGTGCTGCTGATCCACGAGACCGCCTGCGAGCTGCGCGACGCCGAGCGCCTGTCGCCGGAGCTGCTGCACCGGGTCAAGCGGACCGGCTTCTCCGACAAGCAGATCGCCGACATCCGGAGCCTGACCGAGTCGGTGGTCCGCGAGCTGCGGCACTCCCTGGGCGTGCGGCCGGTCTACAAGACCGTCGACACCTGTGCCGCCGAGTTCGCCGCGAAGACCCCGTACCACTACTCGTCCTACGACGAGGAGACCGAGGTCGAGCCGCGCGACAAGCCGGCGGTCATCATTCTGGGCTCGGGGCCGAACCGGATCGGGCAGGGCATCGAGTTCGACTACTCCTGTGTGCACGCGTCGTTCGCGCTGCGGGACGCCGGCTACGAGACCGTGATGGTCAACTGCAACCCGGAGACCGTCTCCACCGACTACGACACCTCCGACCGGCTGTACTTCGAGCCGCTGACGCTGGAGGACGTGCTGGAGATCGTGGACGCCGAGCGCGCGGCCGGTCCGCTGGCCGGCGTCGTGGTGCAGCTGGGCGGGCAGACCCCGCTGGGCCTGGCGCAGTCGCTGAAGGACGCCGGTGTGCCGGTGGTCGGCACCTCGCCGGAGGCCATCCACCTGGCCGAGGACCGCGGCGCCTTCGGCCGCGTCCTGGCCGAGGCGGGCCTGCCGGCCCCCAAGCACGGCACCGCGTTCTCCTTCGCCGAGGCCAAGGCCATCGCCGACGAGATCGGCTACCCGGTCCTGGTCCGGCCCTCCTACGTGCTGGGCGGGCGGGGCATGGAGATCGTCTACGACGAGGCCATGCTCCACGACTACATCGACCGCGCCACCCAGATCTCCCCGGAGCACCCGGTGCTGGTCGACCGGTTCCTGGACGACGCGATCGAGATCGACGTCGACGCGCTGTTCGACGGCGAGGAGCTCTACCTCGGCGGCGTGATGGAGCACATCGAGGAGGCCGGCATCCACTCCGGCGACTCGGCGTGCGCGCTGCCGCCGATCACCCTGGGCGGGCACGACATCAAGCGGCTGCGCGCCTCCACCGAGGCGATCGCCCGCGGCGTGGGCGTGCGCGGCCTGATCAACATCCAGTACGCGCTGGCCGGCGACATCCTGTACGTGCTGGAGGCCAACCCGCGCGCCTCGCGCACGGTGCCGTTCGTGGCCAAGGCCACCGCGGTCCCGCTGGCCAAGGCCGCCGCGCGCATCGGCATGGGCGCCACGGTGGCCCAGCTGCGCGCCGAGGGGCTGCTGCCCAAGGAGGGCGACGGCGGCACGCTGCCCCCGGACTCGCCGATCTCGGTGAAGGAAGCGGTCATGCCGTGGTCCCGGTTCCGGACCCCGGACGGCCAGGGCGTGGACGTCATCCTGGGCCCGGAGATGCGCTCCACCGGCGAGGTGATGGGCATCGACGCCGACTTCGGCAAGGCCTTCGCCAAGTCCCAGGCCGGGGCCTACGGCTCGCTGCCGCTGAAGGGCCGGGCGTTCGTCTCGGTGGCCAACCGCGACAAGCGCTCGATGGTGTTCCCGGTCAAGGCCCTGCACGACCTGGGCTTCGAGATCCTGGCCACCGACGGCACCGCCGACGTGCTGCGCCGCAACGGGATCCCGGCCACCACGGTGCGCAAGCTCTCGCAGGGGACCGGCCCGAACGGCGAGCCGACGATCGTGCAGATGATCGTCGACGGCGTGATCGACCTGATCGTCAACACCCCCTTCGGGGTCGGCTCGCGGCTGGACGGCTACGAGATCCGGACTGCGGCGGTGCAGGCCGGCAAGCCGTGCATCACCACGGTCCAGGGCTTCGCGGCGGCCGTGCACGGGATCGAGGCGCTGCAGCGCGGGGAGATCGGCATCGGGTCGCTGCAGGAGTACGCGGACAAGATCAACGCCTCGCGCGCCGAGGGCTGA
- the carA gene encoding glutamine-hydrolyzing carbamoyl-phosphate synthase small subunit, giving the protein MNNRPPAILVLEDGRTFRGDAYGAVGETFGEAVFTTGMTGYQETLTDPSYHRQVVVMTAPHIGNTGVNDEDPESRQIWVAGYVVRDPSRVASNWRSQRTLDEELAGQGIVGISGVDTRAITRHLRERGAMRCGVFSGPAAEQDPKTLVEKVKASPEMAGADLVGDVSTKQGYVVEPIGEHRFTVAAYDLGIKSMTPHRMAERGARVHVLSASATLEDVLALEPDGFFMSNGPGDPETTEETMVPIVQAVLDRRIPVFGICFGNQILGRAFGFGTYKLKYGHRGINQPVQDRATGKVEVTAHNHGFAVDAPLDRVSDTKYGRVEVSHVCLNDDVVEGLKALDVPAFSVQYHPEAAAGPHDAAYLFDRFSDLMATAKNDKKGEA; this is encoded by the coding sequence ATGAACAACCGACCCCCGGCGATCCTGGTCCTGGAGGACGGACGGACCTTCCGCGGCGACGCCTACGGCGCCGTCGGCGAGACCTTCGGCGAGGCCGTCTTCACCACCGGCATGACCGGCTACCAGGAGACCCTGACCGACCCCTCGTACCACCGGCAGGTCGTCGTGATGACGGCCCCGCACATCGGCAACACCGGGGTCAACGACGAGGACCCGGAGTCCCGGCAGATCTGGGTCGCCGGCTACGTGGTCCGCGACCCCAGCCGGGTGGCCTCCAACTGGCGCTCGCAGCGCACGCTGGACGAGGAGCTCGCCGGGCAGGGCATCGTCGGGATCTCCGGCGTCGACACCCGCGCCATCACCCGCCACCTGCGCGAGCGCGGGGCGATGCGCTGCGGCGTGTTCTCCGGGCCGGCGGCCGAGCAGGACCCGAAGACGCTGGTCGAGAAGGTCAAGGCGAGCCCGGAGATGGCCGGCGCGGACCTGGTCGGCGACGTCAGCACCAAGCAGGGCTACGTGGTCGAGCCGATCGGCGAGCACCGGTTCACCGTGGCCGCCTACGACCTCGGCATCAAGTCCATGACGCCGCACCGGATGGCCGAGCGCGGCGCCCGGGTGCACGTGCTGTCCGCCTCGGCGACCCTGGAGGACGTGCTGGCGCTGGAGCCGGACGGCTTCTTCATGAGCAACGGCCCCGGCGACCCGGAGACCACCGAGGAGACGATGGTCCCCATCGTCCAGGCGGTCCTGGACCGCAGGATCCCGGTCTTCGGGATCTGCTTCGGCAACCAGATCCTCGGCCGGGCCTTCGGCTTCGGCACCTACAAGCTCAAGTACGGCCACCGCGGCATCAACCAGCCGGTGCAGGACCGCGCGACCGGCAAGGTCGAGGTCACCGCGCACAACCACGGGTTCGCCGTGGACGCGCCGCTGGACCGGGTCTCGGACACCAAGTACGGCCGGGTCGAGGTCAGCCACGTCTGCCTGAACGACGACGTGGTCGAGGGCCTGAAGGCGCTGGACGTCCCGGCCTTCAGCGTGCAGTACCACCCGGAAGCGGCGGCGGGCCCGCACGACGCGGCCTACCTGTTCGACCGGTTCTCGGATCTGATGGCCACCGCCAAGAACGACAAGAAGGGCGAGGCCTGA
- a CDS encoding dihydroorotase, with product MSTTYLIKNASVLGGDPQDLLLRDGIIAEAGALGPVAGTVVIDAGGLIALPGLVDLHTHLREPGREDAETVDTGTRAAALGGFTAVHAMANTDPVADTAGVVEQVWRLGREAGHCDVFPVGAVTVGLAGERLAELGAMADSAARVRVFSDDGKCVSDANLMRRALEYVKAFDGVVAQHAQEPRLTQGAQMNEGELSGILGLTGWPAVAEEAIIARDILLAAHTKSRLHVCHVSTAGSVELIRWAKSKGHPVTAEVTPHHLILTEDLVKSYDPIYKVNPPLRTAADVEALRAGLADGTIDAVATDHAPHPQEDKDCEWAAAAMGMLGLETALSVVQQTMVDSGLMTWADVADRMSARPAAIGQVADRHGRPIAIGEPANLVLVDPKAKRTVDRTGLASLSQNTPYQGMELPGAVVATFLRGTATVLDGKLA from the coding sequence GTGAGCACCACCTATCTGATCAAGAACGCGAGCGTCCTGGGCGGTGACCCGCAGGACCTGCTCCTGCGCGACGGCATCATCGCCGAGGCCGGCGCCCTGGGGCCGGTCGCCGGCACCGTGGTGATCGACGCCGGCGGCCTGATCGCCCTGCCCGGCCTGGTCGACCTGCACACCCACCTGCGCGAGCCGGGCCGCGAGGACGCCGAGACGGTCGACACCGGCACGCGGGCCGCCGCGCTCGGCGGCTTCACCGCCGTGCACGCGATGGCCAACACCGACCCGGTCGCCGACACCGCCGGCGTGGTCGAGCAGGTCTGGCGCCTGGGCCGGGAGGCCGGGCACTGCGACGTGTTCCCGGTCGGCGCGGTCACCGTGGGCCTGGCCGGCGAGCGGCTGGCCGAGCTCGGCGCGATGGCCGACTCCGCGGCCCGGGTGCGGGTCTTCTCCGACGACGGCAAGTGCGTCTCCGACGCCAACCTGATGCGGCGCGCGCTGGAGTACGTGAAGGCCTTCGACGGCGTGGTCGCGCAGCACGCGCAGGAGCCGCGGCTGACGCAGGGCGCGCAGATGAACGAGGGCGAGCTGTCCGGGATCCTGGGCCTGACCGGCTGGCCGGCGGTGGCCGAGGAGGCGATCATCGCCCGCGACATCCTGCTGGCCGCGCACACCAAGTCCCGGCTGCACGTCTGCCACGTCTCCACGGCCGGCTCGGTGGAGCTGATCCGCTGGGCCAAGTCCAAGGGCCACCCGGTGACCGCCGAGGTCACCCCGCACCACCTGATCCTCACCGAGGACCTGGTCAAGAGCTACGACCCGATCTACAAGGTCAACCCGCCGCTGCGCACCGCCGCGGACGTCGAGGCGCTGCGCGCGGGCCTGGCCGACGGCACCATCGACGCCGTGGCCACCGACCACGCCCCGCACCCGCAGGAGGACAAGGACTGCGAGTGGGCCGCGGCGGCCATGGGCATGCTGGGCCTGGAGACCGCGCTGTCCGTGGTGCAGCAGACCATGGTCGACAGCGGCCTGATGACCTGGGCCGACGTCGCTGACCGGATGTCGGCGCGGCCGGCGGCCATCGGCCAGGTCGCCGACCGGCACGGCCGCCCGATCGCGATCGGCGAGCCGGCGAACCTGGTCCTGGTGGACCCGAAGGCGAAGCGCACCGTGGACCGCACCGGCCTGGCCTCGCTGTCGCAGAACACCCCGTATCAGGGGATGGAGCTGCCCGGGGCGGTCGTCGCGACCTTCCTGCGCGGGACCGCCACCGTGCTCGATGGGAAGCTCGCATGA
- a CDS encoding aspartate carbamoyltransferase catalytic subunit — MKRHLLSTADLSHDDAVLILDTAEEIARLAARPIKKLPTLRGRTVVNLFFEDSTRTRTSFEVAAKRLSADVINFSAKGSSVSKGESLKDTALTLEAMGADAVVVRHSASGAAYRLANAGWSSSHVVNAGDGTHEHPTQALLDAFTMRRHLGGFDGRRVTVVGDVLHSRVARSNVHLLATLGARVTLVAPPTLLPVGVESWPCEVSYDLDAAIPGSDAIMMLRVQRERMSGGFFPTQREYSRRYGLDAQRMAKLPDKAIVMHPGPMVRGMEISAEVADSDRSVIVEQVANGVSVRMAVLYLLLSGSESAIGSDEGQGQAHSQHQNTEPKGAAA; from the coding sequence ATGAAGCGCCATCTGTTGTCCACCGCCGACCTCTCCCACGACGACGCGGTCCTGATCCTGGACACCGCCGAGGAGATCGCCCGGCTGGCGGCCCGCCCGATCAAGAAGCTGCCGACGCTGCGCGGCCGCACCGTGGTGAACCTCTTCTTCGAGGACTCCACCCGCACCCGGACCTCCTTCGAGGTCGCGGCCAAGCGGCTGAGCGCCGATGTGATCAACTTCTCGGCCAAGGGCTCCAGCGTCTCCAAGGGCGAGTCGCTGAAGGACACCGCGCTCACCCTGGAGGCCATGGGCGCCGACGCGGTCGTGGTCCGGCACAGCGCCTCCGGCGCCGCCTACCGGCTGGCCAACGCCGGCTGGAGCTCCAGCCACGTGGTCAACGCCGGCGACGGCACCCACGAGCACCCCACGCAGGCCCTGCTGGACGCCTTCACCATGCGCCGCCACCTCGGCGGCTTCGACGGCCGCCGGGTCACCGTGGTCGGCGACGTCCTGCACTCCCGGGTCGCGCGCTCCAACGTGCACCTGCTGGCCACCCTCGGCGCCCGGGTCACCCTGGTGGCCCCGCCGACGCTGCTCCCGGTCGGGGTCGAGAGCTGGCCCTGCGAGGTCTCCTACGACCTGGACGCGGCGATCCCGGGCAGCGACGCGATCATGATGCTGCGGGTCCAGCGCGAGCGGATGAGCGGGGGCTTCTTCCCCACGCAGCGCGAGTACAGCCGCCGCTACGGCCTGGACGCGCAGCGCATGGCCAAGCTGCCGGACAAGGCGATCGTCATGCACCCCGGGCCCATGGTCCGGGGCATGGAGATCTCCGCCGAGGTCGCCGACTCCGACCGCTCGGTGATCGTCGAGCAGGTCGCCAACGGGGTCAGCGTCCGGATGGCCGTGCTGTACCTGCTGCTGAGCGGGAGCGAGTCGGCGATCGGCAGCGACGAGGGCCAAGGCCAGGCCCACAGCCAGCACCAGAACACCGAACCGAAGGGCGCCGCCGCGTGA
- the pyrR gene encoding bifunctional pyr operon transcriptional regulator/uracil phosphoribosyltransferase PyrR translates to MPAIPEGARSVLDEADISRALTRIAHEILERAKGAEDVMLLGIPTRGATLAKRLAARIADVEGTTVPVGFLDVTMYRDDLRMKPARALERTEIPDEGVDGRLIVLVDDVLYSGRTIRAALDALNDIGRPRAVQLAVLVDRGHRELPIRADYVGKNLPTSQRESVKVRLREHDGVQQDAVYLGIESETAI, encoded by the coding sequence ATGCCCGCGATACCAGAAGGTGCGCGGTCGGTTCTCGATGAGGCCGACATCTCCCGGGCGTTGACCCGGATAGCGCACGAGATCCTCGAACGCGCCAAGGGCGCCGAGGATGTCATGCTCCTGGGGATCCCCACCCGCGGCGCCACGCTCGCCAAGCGCCTGGCCGCCCGCATCGCCGACGTCGAGGGCACCACCGTCCCGGTCGGCTTCCTGGACGTCACCATGTACCGCGACGACCTGCGGATGAAGCCGGCCCGCGCGCTGGAGCGCACCGAGATCCCCGACGAGGGGGTCGACGGCCGCCTGATCGTCCTGGTGGACGACGTCCTGTACTCCGGCCGCACCATCCGCGCCGCGCTGGACGCCCTGAACGACATCGGCCGCCCGCGCGCCGTGCAGCTGGCGGTCCTGGTCGACCGCGGCCACCGCGAGCTGCCGATCCGCGCCGACTACGTCGGTAAAAACCTGCCGACCTCCCAGCGCGAGAGCGTGAAGGTCCGGCTGCGCGAGCACGACGGTGTGCAGCAAGATGCCGTCTACCTGGGGATTGAGAGCGAGACGGCTATATGA
- a CDS encoding transcriptional regulator, which yields MSTEYAKALGVRLRAIRSQQGLSLHGVEQKSQGRWKAVVVGSYERGDRAVTVQRLSELAEFYGVPVHELLPGTGAPASAHEQGGKLVLDLERLKSLPVDQAGPLLRYVGSIQSQRGDWNGRVMTIRGEDLRTLGVIYEMAPSELIKMLTEWDVLNPAAARPYNDEEGDGEAGGFPGGFAEDDEA from the coding sequence ATGTCCACCGAGTACGCGAAAGCGCTGGGCGTCCGACTGCGCGCCATCCGATCCCAGCAGGGCCTGTCCCTGCACGGCGTGGAGCAGAAGTCGCAAGGACGCTGGAAGGCCGTCGTCGTCGGCTCTTACGAGCGCGGCGACCGCGCTGTCACCGTGCAGCGCCTGTCCGAGCTCGCCGAGTTCTACGGCGTGCCGGTCCACGAACTGCTGCCCGGCACCGGTGCGCCGGCGTCGGCGCACGAGCAGGGCGGCAAGCTGGTGCTCGACCTGGAGCGCCTCAAGAGCCTCCCGGTCGACCAGGCCGGCCCGCTGCTGCGCTATGTCGGCAGCATCCAGAGCCAGCGCGGCGACTGGAACGGCCGCGTCATGACGATCCGCGGCGAGGACCTGCGCACGCTCGGCGTCATCTACGAGATGGCCCCGTCCGAGCTGATCAAGATGCTCACCGAGTGGGACGTCCTGAACCCGGCCGCGGCGCGTCCGTACAACGACGAGGAGGGCGACGGCGAGGCCGGCGGCTTCCCGGGCGGCTTCGCCGAGGACGACGAGGCCTGA
- a CDS encoding alpha/beta fold hydrolase: MGAYADIDGDGLSMYYEVAGEGEPVVLVHGTGGYAGSWTAQLDLLADWYRVFTPECRGHGRTADVEGPYSYETFADDIAGFIEALGLGPVRLVGWSNGASVVLRLALRRPDLVSRLVLLSGGVASVEGQTAAATALSVEPGRSWLAETWRPLYEALSPDGPEHFPVVEEKLNRMWREAVPVAMEQIAALPMPLLVMQGDDDCVEIAHAAAMAGTAPDGRLAVVPGTSHVSPMEKPELVSLILLDFFEEKPPTRYFPLGSLRSAAEAACTIARAA; the protein is encoded by the coding sequence ATGGGCGCCTATGCCGATATCGATGGCGACGGTCTGAGCATGTACTACGAAGTCGCCGGAGAGGGCGAGCCGGTGGTGCTGGTCCACGGCACCGGCGGCTATGCCGGCAGCTGGACCGCGCAGCTGGACCTGCTCGCCGACTGGTACCGGGTCTTCACCCCGGAGTGCCGGGGCCACGGCCGGACCGCGGACGTCGAGGGCCCCTACTCCTACGAGACCTTCGCCGACGACATCGCCGGCTTCATCGAGGCGCTCGGTCTCGGGCCGGTCCGGCTGGTCGGCTGGAGCAACGGCGCCAGCGTCGTCCTGCGCCTGGCGCTGCGGCGGCCGGACTTGGTGAGCCGGCTGGTGCTGCTCAGCGGCGGCGTCGCGAGCGTGGAGGGTCAGACCGCCGCCGCCACGGCGCTGTCGGTGGAGCCCGGCCGGTCCTGGCTGGCCGAGACCTGGCGGCCGCTCTACGAGGCGTTGTCCCCGGACGGCCCGGAGCACTTCCCGGTGGTCGAGGAGAAGCTGAACCGCATGTGGCGCGAGGCGGTCCCGGTGGCGATGGAGCAGATCGCGGCGCTGCCGATGCCGCTGCTGGTCATGCAGGGCGACGACGACTGTGTGGAGATCGCGCACGCCGCGGCGATGGCCGGGACGGCGCCGGACGGCCGCCTGGCGGTGGTGCCGGGGACCTCGCACGTCTCACCGATGGAGAAGCCGGAGCTGGTGAGCCTGATCCTGCTGGACTTCTTCGAGGAGAAGCCGCCGACGAGGTACTTCCCGCTTGGCTCGTTGCGCTCGGCGGCCGAGGCGGCGTGCACCATCGCGCGAGCCGCCTGA
- a CDS encoding ABATE domain-containing protein — MEPIPFRLDTGATWLNLLATRGSAFGRHPEERIPTPERLADWLAAVELAPRAPVTDADLELACHLRETLRPLALSAATGEDPSPQAAPALTAFLAAHDGPLDLTAAAGPPGLGRPAPQDAAAALGRVARQAAEHLTGPERHALKSCPESDCRGVFADPDGRRRWCPSPACASRGRVRAHRARKAGAEAEHG; from the coding sequence ATGGAACCCATCCCCTTCCGCCTCGACACCGGGGCGACGTGGTTGAACCTCCTCGCCACGCGGGGCAGTGCGTTCGGCCGCCATCCGGAGGAGCGCATCCCCACTCCGGAGCGCTTGGCGGACTGGCTGGCCGCCGTGGAGCTCGCGCCGCGGGCCCCGGTCACGGACGCGGATCTGGAGCTGGCATGCCACCTGCGCGAGACGCTGCGTCCGCTGGCCTTGTCCGCCGCCACCGGCGAGGATCCGTCCCCGCAGGCCGCACCGGCCCTGACGGCCTTCCTGGCGGCCCACGACGGGCCGCTGGACCTCACGGCCGCCGCCGGTCCGCCGGGCCTGGGACGGCCGGCGCCGCAGGACGCCGCCGCGGCGCTGGGCCGGGTCGCCCGCCAGGCCGCCGAGCACCTCACCGGTCCCGAGCGTCACGCGCTGAAGTCCTGTCCGGAGTCCGACTGCCGCGGCGTCTTCGCCGATCCGGACGGCCGGCGCCGCTGGTGCCCGTCCCCGGCGTGCGCGAGCCGCGGCCGCGTGCGCGCGCACCGGGCGCGCAAGGCGGGTGCCGAAGCCGAGCACGGCTGA